A stretch of Episyrphus balteatus chromosome 2, idEpiBalt1.1, whole genome shotgun sequence DNA encodes these proteins:
- the LOC129909032 gene encoding uncharacterized protein LOC129909032 isoform X2, translating to MSYSQKQGPGGNSGNAPSNQASQQAAKALAGIQQQMQNLVHGQNALPQSSQAGLNAFLTQQHYEMLKQQQQQLLLSNPQLQQRFQQQMQQSKDRGEPLALTRTPAAAELLNKTYQQHHQQQSNGNNASAPSLATVNQFQQQMQAANLMQQLHAYQLQFQQQQQQQQQQQQQQQQQHHQQPQQSHHQQQSAHQMQQKSHAQSALGNSSSLQTSKQQHNQQMQQSQYSQKYNMPTAAHSKSSLGGVGIPPPPPPTALANQLKPPNLPPSTQITPIPSPQHAAANNNLSSKGSSSSSSVNKQVPPSISLLPAKQPPVSVSSSSLPNAPVAAHLHHHLQNKVPPISIPNQYNNPVAGNKGPLVSAIPPPFPSHYQKMSSQQAQPQQQPMQQQNTTANSFAAAAAIHEAVEAKLQTSAVPLTKQQQQQHHHQPTPTSAAPPPAPPSSSSMVSMSSSSSPAKAPVMSQANQQKQAAPLIPLLPPAPVKETIDNVVKVTPSPPVAAQVPTSPAAAVLPLHVPEAKVNTPDPVPLTKKSIESDEKNSVEAVSPTRAVNEAKAPSPQQQQPAEIKNGGNVDEEVKEGGSEPALPATTKMSTPEVAPVETSTATIAPKETKDAKPDEDKNIKDANLKSTEKVETQPIAPEAPVAEKKSSSPLTETPHDTSDDKSKPSVEEESPASDLSSTEVNKSNDTSNNTSSSGDEQQQQPATAEAVIQPEKSADELQSEKREEPIEIPSKEEDKNDTKVSDEEKVLEKPEEKSEKLETVEKTETPPATKVEKNDKKETEKPEKEKSEKPAAKAIQSEKPLTKSKTPRQSKAVAAAAILAEATPEKKKDSSAVKSKTKTEKEVTHSSPSAKTEKHDKKKNQTKKSKALPSTPSTPSDRKSQRHRLKTILYQSPLPELAFITKLSASEASNSPKPHMSNEDKLIVFYKNEYMAVRNAEGSFFLCQTLQNVYRSSPRITIRWLSEDKKDNTVFIPDFYDHTDIECVLTTVDLKKIEKGHLRLPQTEKVRIENILKKAIDVEQGIVPRPDVTEENPDGLDISLYKDESQIEKKLSLSGGSARKRGRSSRSRNQSKNKSPTKKKKSVLVTKKKRKNYDGSDSNTTDEESDEDDDDDDDSDVDMEYKPSSGRKKSVSSNTAQSTKSLRAQRSPLARARAVSPLTPTSSKSKTSVPEKTETPATASSVISRGDRALKRRAIEGTSPDGQTKKSTAVTPVKTAKGGEKSSSSTSKTEESSAEGSPKVVNKTSAVTSTSTKKIKTAAVTVTTTPLTSTPTSTSTPSTSGTRPTRSRK from the exons ATGAGTTACAGCCAAAAGCAGGGTCCAGGCGGTAACAGTGGCAATGCTCCGAGTAATCAAGCATCGCAGCAAGCTGCTAAAGCACTTGCTGGCATTCAACAGCAAATGCAAAATTTAGTTCACGGCCAAAATGCTTTACCACAATCGTCACAAGCTGGTCTAAATGCCTTCTTAACTCAACAGCATTATGAAATGCttaaacaacagcaacaacagttGCTTCTGTCTAATCCTCAGTTGCAACAACGTTTCCAACAACAAATGCAACAGAGTAAAGATCGTGGAGAACCTCTAGCGCTGACTAGAACTCCAGCTGCAGCTGAATTGCTTAATAAGACTTACCAACAACATCATCAGCAGCAATCGAATGGTAATAATGCATCGGCACCATCTCTGGCTACTGTCAATCAGTTTCAGCAGCAAATGCAAGCTGCTAATTTGATGCAACAGCTACATGCATATCAGTTGCAGTTtcagcaacagcaacaacaacagcagcaacaacaacaacagcaacaacaacaacatcatcaaCAGCCACAGCAATCGCATCACCAGCAGCAGTCTGCCCATCAGATGCAACAAAAGAGTCATGCCCAATCGGCTCTTGGCAATTCTTCATCATTGCAAACTAGCAAACAGCAACACAATCAGCAAATGCAACAGTCTCAATACTCGCAAAAGTATAATATGCCAACTGCAGCTCATAGCAAGTCGTCGTTGGGTGGAGTTGGTATTCCTCCGCCGCCGCCGCCCACAGCTCTAGCCAATCAATTGAAACCACCAAATCTTCCTCCCAGCACTCAGATAACACCGATTCCATCACCTCAACATGCGGCGGCCAACAATAACCTTTCATCAAAAGGttcttcatcgtcgtcgtcggttaACAAACAGGTGCCACCTTCGATTTCTCTTTTGCCAGCTAAACAGCCGCCGGTGTCGGTGTCGTCGTCGTCACTTCCGAATGCACCAGTTGCGGCTCATTTGCATCATCATTTGCAAAATAAAGTGCCGCCAATTTCGATTCCCAATCAATATAATAATCCAGTAGCAGGGAATAAAGGTCCATTGGTGAGTGCGATTCCTCCGCCATTTCCTTCGCATTATCAAAAGATGAGCAGTCAACAAGCACAGCCTCAGCAGCAACCAATGCAACAGCAGAATACAACAGCGAATTCTTTTGCTGCTGCTGCAGCAATTCATGAGGCGGTAGAGGCAAAATTGCAAACAAGTGCTGTGCCATTGACcaaacagcagcaacaacaacatcaccatCAGCCAACACCAACATCAGCAGCACCACCACCGGCACCGCCATCATCGTCGAGTATGGTTTCTATGTCAAGTAGTAGTTCACCAGCTAAGGCACCTGTAATGAGTCAAGCTAATCAACAAAAACAAGCTGCTCCTTTGATACCTTTGTTGCCACCTGCACCGGTTAAAGAGACAATTGATAATGTAGTTAAAGTTACACCATCGCCACCAGTAGCAGCACAAGTACCGACATCACCTGCGGCAGCAGTGCTTCCATTGCATGTACCAGAAGCGAAGGTGAATACACCTGATCCAGTACCGTTGACAAAGAAATCAATTGAATCAGATGAAAAGAATTCGGTTGAAGCAGTATCTCCTACTCGGGCAGTAAATGAAGCTAAAGCGCCATCACCACAGCAGCAACAACCAGCAGAAATAAAGAATGGCGGGAATGTTGATGAGGAGGTTAAGGAAGGCGGCTCGGAGCCAGCTTTGCCTGCAACCACAAAAATGTCTACTCCAGAAGTTGCTCCAGTTGAAACGTCGACTGCAACTATTGCACCAAAGGAGACAAAAGATGCCAAGCCAGATGAAGACAAAAAT ATTAAAGATGCTAATTTGAAGTCCACCGAAAAAGTGGAAACTCAACCCATTGCACCAGAAGCACCAGTTGCCGAGAAAAAGAGCTCATCGCCCTTAACCGAAACACCACATGACACATCTGATGATAAATCTAAGCCTTCAGTTGAAGAAGAAAGTCCAGCAAGTGATCTCTCATCAACAGAAGTTAATAAATCCAATGATACTTCAAATAATACATCATCTTCGGGcgatgaacaacaacaacaaccagccACTGCAGAAGCTGTAATCCAACCAGAAAAGTCAGCAGATGAACTACAATCTGAGAAGAGAGAAGAACCAATAGAAATTCCTTCAAAAGAGGAAgataaaaatgatacaaaagtATCAGATGAAGAAAAAGTTTTAGAAAAACCAGAAGAAAAATCTGAAAAGCTGGAAACAGTCGAGAAAACTGAAACACCTCCTGCGACTAAGGTTGAAAAGAACGATAAAAAAGAAACTGAAAAACCTGAGAAGGAGAAGTCCGAAAAGCCAGCTGCTAAAGCTATTCAATCGGAAAAGCcattaacaaaatcaaaaacaccAAGGCAATCGAAGGCTGTTGCCGCTGCAGCAATTTTAGCCGAAGCAACacctgaaaagaaaaaagattcaTCTGcagttaaatcaaaaacaaaaacagaaaaagaagTCACTCATTCTTCACCTTCAGCAAAAACCGAAAAAcatgacaagaaaaaaaatcaaactaaaaaatcaAAGGCTTTGCCATCAACGCCGTCTACGCCTAGCGATCGTAAGAGTCAACGTCATCGTCTAAAAACCATTCTCTATCAAAGTCCCCTGCCGGAGTTAGCGTTCATAACAAAATTGTCGGCCAGCGAAGCTTCAAACTCACCCAAGCCGCATATGTCCAACGAGGACAAATTGATAGTGTTCTACAAGAATGAATATATGGCAGTACGCAATGCTGAAGGCAGTTTCTTCCTTTGTCAGACTTTGCAAAACGTCTATCGATCTTCGCCTCGTATAACCATCCGATGGTTGTCCGAGGACAAGAAGGATAACACTGTTTTTATACCAGACTTTTACGATCACACTGATATTGAATGTGTCTTGACGACTGTGGACttgaagaaaattgaaaaggGCCATCTTAGATTGCCTCAGACCGAAAAAGTTCGCATtgagaatattttgaaaaaagcaaTAGACGTTGAGCAAGGAATAGTCCCCCGACCCGATGTTACCGAAGAAAATCCTGATGGGT TGGATATTTCGCTTTACAAAGACGAATCTCAAATAGAAAAGAAATTATCTCTGAGTGGAGGAAGTGCTAGAAAGAGGGGTCGTTCTTCAAGAAGCCGTAATCAAAGCAAAAATAAGTCACCAACTAAGAAAAAGAAATCGGTTTTGGTGACCAAAAAGAAGAGGAAAAATTATGACGGTAGTGATAGCAACACAACCGACGAAGAAAGTGATGAagatgacgacgatgatgatgattccGATGTCGATATGGAATACAAACCTAGTAGTGGtcgcaaaaaatcagtttccaGCAATACTGCACAAAGCACCAAGTCGCTGAGGGCTCAGAGATCGCCATTAGCTAGGGCGCGAGCAGTTTCTCCATTAACCCCAACCTCGTCCAAATCGAAAACATCCGTGCCTGAAAAG ACCGAAACCCCTGCAACAGCGTCTTCAGTGATTAGTAGAGGCGATAGAGCCCTTAAGCGAAGAGCAATCGAAGGTACATCACCTGAtggtcaaacaaaaaaatccacgGCCGTAACTCCTGTTAAAACAGCTAAag GAGGAGAGAAAAGTTCTAGCTCCACCAGCAAAACCGAAGAGTCTTCAGCCGAGGGATCTCCAAAAGTGGTAAATAAAACATCTGCAGTGACATCAACTTCAACCAAAAAGATTAAAACTGCAGCAGTTACCGTTACCACAACACCATTAACttcaacaccaacatcaacatcaacacctTCAACGTCTGGAACTCGACCAACCAGAAGTCGAAAGTAA
- the LOC129909032 gene encoding uncharacterized protein LOC129909032 isoform X1, producing MSYSQKQGPGGNSGNAPSNQASQQAAKALAGIQQQMQNLVHGQNALPQSSQAGLNAFLTQQHYEMLKQQQQQLLLSNPQLQQRFQQQMQQSKDRGEPLALTRTPAAAELLNKTYQQHHQQQSNGNNASAPSLATVNQFQQQMQAANLMQQLHAYQLQFQQQQQQQQQQQQQQQQQHHQQPQQSHHQQQSAHQMQQKSHAQSALGNSSSLQTSKQQHNQQMQQSQYSQKYNMPTAAHSKSSLGGVGIPPPPPPTALANQLKPPNLPPSTQITPIPSPQHAAANNNLSSKGSSSSSSVNKQVPPSISLLPAKQPPVSVSSSSLPNAPVAAHLHHHLQNKVPPISIPNQYNNPVAGNKGPLVSAIPPPFPSHYQKMSSQQAQPQQQPMQQQNTTANSFAAAAAIHEAVEAKLQTSAVPLTKQQQQQHHHQPTPTSAAPPPAPPSSSSMVSMSSSSSPAKAPVMSQANQQKQAAPLIPLLPPAPVKETIDNVVKVTPSPPVAAQVPTSPAAAVLPLHVPEAKVNTPDPVPLTKKSIESDEKNSVEAVSPTRAVNEAKAPSPQQQQPAEIKNGGNVDEEVKEGGSEPALPATTKMSTPEVAPVETSTATIAPKETKDAKPDEDKNIKDANLKSTEKVETQPIAPEAPVAEKKSSSPLTETPHDTSDDKSKPSVEEESPASDLSSTEVNKSNDTSNNTSSSGDEQQQQPATAEAVIQPEKSADELQSEKREEPIEIPSKEEDKNDTKVSDEEKVLEKPEEKSEKLETVEKTETPPATKVEKNDKKETEKPEKEKSEKPAAKAIQSEKPLTKSKTPRQSKAVAAAAILAEATPEKKKDSSAVKSKTKTEKEVTHSSPSAKTEKHDKKKNQTKKSKALPSTPSTPSDRKSQRHRLKTILYQSPLPELAFITKLSASEASNSPKPHMSNEDKLIVFYKNEYMAVRNAEGSFFLCQTLQNVYRSSPRITIRWLSEDKKDNTVFIPDFYDHTDIECVLTTVDLKKIEKGHLRLPQTEKVRIENILKKAIDVEQGIVPRPDVTEENPDGLDISLYKDESQIEKKLSLSGGSARKRGRSSRSRNQSKNKSPTKKKKSVLVTKKKRKNYDGSDSNTTDEESDEDDDDDDDSDVDMEYKPSSGRKKSVSSNTAQSTKSLRAQRSPLARARAVSPLTPTSSKSKTSVPEKTETPATASSVISRGDRALKRRAIEGTSPDGQTKKSTAVTPVKTAKAGGEKSSSSTSKTEESSAEGSPKVVNKTSAVTSTSTKKIKTAAVTVTTTPLTSTPTSTSTPSTSGTRPTRSRK from the exons ATGAGTTACAGCCAAAAGCAGGGTCCAGGCGGTAACAGTGGCAATGCTCCGAGTAATCAAGCATCGCAGCAAGCTGCTAAAGCACTTGCTGGCATTCAACAGCAAATGCAAAATTTAGTTCACGGCCAAAATGCTTTACCACAATCGTCACAAGCTGGTCTAAATGCCTTCTTAACTCAACAGCATTATGAAATGCttaaacaacagcaacaacagttGCTTCTGTCTAATCCTCAGTTGCAACAACGTTTCCAACAACAAATGCAACAGAGTAAAGATCGTGGAGAACCTCTAGCGCTGACTAGAACTCCAGCTGCAGCTGAATTGCTTAATAAGACTTACCAACAACATCATCAGCAGCAATCGAATGGTAATAATGCATCGGCACCATCTCTGGCTACTGTCAATCAGTTTCAGCAGCAAATGCAAGCTGCTAATTTGATGCAACAGCTACATGCATATCAGTTGCAGTTtcagcaacagcaacaacaacagcagcaacaacaacaacagcaacaacaacaacatcatcaaCAGCCACAGCAATCGCATCACCAGCAGCAGTCTGCCCATCAGATGCAACAAAAGAGTCATGCCCAATCGGCTCTTGGCAATTCTTCATCATTGCAAACTAGCAAACAGCAACACAATCAGCAAATGCAACAGTCTCAATACTCGCAAAAGTATAATATGCCAACTGCAGCTCATAGCAAGTCGTCGTTGGGTGGAGTTGGTATTCCTCCGCCGCCGCCGCCCACAGCTCTAGCCAATCAATTGAAACCACCAAATCTTCCTCCCAGCACTCAGATAACACCGATTCCATCACCTCAACATGCGGCGGCCAACAATAACCTTTCATCAAAAGGttcttcatcgtcgtcgtcggttaACAAACAGGTGCCACCTTCGATTTCTCTTTTGCCAGCTAAACAGCCGCCGGTGTCGGTGTCGTCGTCGTCACTTCCGAATGCACCAGTTGCGGCTCATTTGCATCATCATTTGCAAAATAAAGTGCCGCCAATTTCGATTCCCAATCAATATAATAATCCAGTAGCAGGGAATAAAGGTCCATTGGTGAGTGCGATTCCTCCGCCATTTCCTTCGCATTATCAAAAGATGAGCAGTCAACAAGCACAGCCTCAGCAGCAACCAATGCAACAGCAGAATACAACAGCGAATTCTTTTGCTGCTGCTGCAGCAATTCATGAGGCGGTAGAGGCAAAATTGCAAACAAGTGCTGTGCCATTGACcaaacagcagcaacaacaacatcaccatCAGCCAACACCAACATCAGCAGCACCACCACCGGCACCGCCATCATCGTCGAGTATGGTTTCTATGTCAAGTAGTAGTTCACCAGCTAAGGCACCTGTAATGAGTCAAGCTAATCAACAAAAACAAGCTGCTCCTTTGATACCTTTGTTGCCACCTGCACCGGTTAAAGAGACAATTGATAATGTAGTTAAAGTTACACCATCGCCACCAGTAGCAGCACAAGTACCGACATCACCTGCGGCAGCAGTGCTTCCATTGCATGTACCAGAAGCGAAGGTGAATACACCTGATCCAGTACCGTTGACAAAGAAATCAATTGAATCAGATGAAAAGAATTCGGTTGAAGCAGTATCTCCTACTCGGGCAGTAAATGAAGCTAAAGCGCCATCACCACAGCAGCAACAACCAGCAGAAATAAAGAATGGCGGGAATGTTGATGAGGAGGTTAAGGAAGGCGGCTCGGAGCCAGCTTTGCCTGCAACCACAAAAATGTCTACTCCAGAAGTTGCTCCAGTTGAAACGTCGACTGCAACTATTGCACCAAAGGAGACAAAAGATGCCAAGCCAGATGAAGACAAAAAT ATTAAAGATGCTAATTTGAAGTCCACCGAAAAAGTGGAAACTCAACCCATTGCACCAGAAGCACCAGTTGCCGAGAAAAAGAGCTCATCGCCCTTAACCGAAACACCACATGACACATCTGATGATAAATCTAAGCCTTCAGTTGAAGAAGAAAGTCCAGCAAGTGATCTCTCATCAACAGAAGTTAATAAATCCAATGATACTTCAAATAATACATCATCTTCGGGcgatgaacaacaacaacaaccagccACTGCAGAAGCTGTAATCCAACCAGAAAAGTCAGCAGATGAACTACAATCTGAGAAGAGAGAAGAACCAATAGAAATTCCTTCAAAAGAGGAAgataaaaatgatacaaaagtATCAGATGAAGAAAAAGTTTTAGAAAAACCAGAAGAAAAATCTGAAAAGCTGGAAACAGTCGAGAAAACTGAAACACCTCCTGCGACTAAGGTTGAAAAGAACGATAAAAAAGAAACTGAAAAACCTGAGAAGGAGAAGTCCGAAAAGCCAGCTGCTAAAGCTATTCAATCGGAAAAGCcattaacaaaatcaaaaacaccAAGGCAATCGAAGGCTGTTGCCGCTGCAGCAATTTTAGCCGAAGCAACacctgaaaagaaaaaagattcaTCTGcagttaaatcaaaaacaaaaacagaaaaagaagTCACTCATTCTTCACCTTCAGCAAAAACCGAAAAAcatgacaagaaaaaaaatcaaactaaaaaatcaAAGGCTTTGCCATCAACGCCGTCTACGCCTAGCGATCGTAAGAGTCAACGTCATCGTCTAAAAACCATTCTCTATCAAAGTCCCCTGCCGGAGTTAGCGTTCATAACAAAATTGTCGGCCAGCGAAGCTTCAAACTCACCCAAGCCGCATATGTCCAACGAGGACAAATTGATAGTGTTCTACAAGAATGAATATATGGCAGTACGCAATGCTGAAGGCAGTTTCTTCCTTTGTCAGACTTTGCAAAACGTCTATCGATCTTCGCCTCGTATAACCATCCGATGGTTGTCCGAGGACAAGAAGGATAACACTGTTTTTATACCAGACTTTTACGATCACACTGATATTGAATGTGTCTTGACGACTGTGGACttgaagaaaattgaaaaggGCCATCTTAGATTGCCTCAGACCGAAAAAGTTCGCATtgagaatattttgaaaaaagcaaTAGACGTTGAGCAAGGAATAGTCCCCCGACCCGATGTTACCGAAGAAAATCCTGATGGGT TGGATATTTCGCTTTACAAAGACGAATCTCAAATAGAAAAGAAATTATCTCTGAGTGGAGGAAGTGCTAGAAAGAGGGGTCGTTCTTCAAGAAGCCGTAATCAAAGCAAAAATAAGTCACCAACTAAGAAAAAGAAATCGGTTTTGGTGACCAAAAAGAAGAGGAAAAATTATGACGGTAGTGATAGCAACACAACCGACGAAGAAAGTGATGAagatgacgacgatgatgatgattccGATGTCGATATGGAATACAAACCTAGTAGTGGtcgcaaaaaatcagtttccaGCAATACTGCACAAAGCACCAAGTCGCTGAGGGCTCAGAGATCGCCATTAGCTAGGGCGCGAGCAGTTTCTCCATTAACCCCAACCTCGTCCAAATCGAAAACATCCGTGCCTGAAAAG ACCGAAACCCCTGCAACAGCGTCTTCAGTGATTAGTAGAGGCGATAGAGCCCTTAAGCGAAGAGCAATCGAAGGTACATCACCTGAtggtcaaacaaaaaaatccacgGCCGTAACTCCTGTTAAAACAGCTAAag CAGGAGGAGAGAAAAGTTCTAGCTCCACCAGCAAAACCGAAGAGTCTTCAGCCGAGGGATCTCCAAAAGTGGTAAATAAAACATCTGCAGTGACATCAACTTCAACCAAAAAGATTAAAACTGCAGCAGTTACCGTTACCACAACACCATTAACttcaacaccaacatcaacatcaacacctTCAACGTCTGGAACTCGACCAACCAGAAGTCGAAAGTAA
- the LOC129912488 gene encoding HIG1 domain family member 2A, mitochondrial codes for MGKTEEVVLSEADLDWIQMKKDFDSMRPETTREKMLRKMKSNPVVPIGCLATAGALGYGLYNFRTGNRKMSQMMMRTRIGAQAFTLVALIVGVVFTYKKE; via the exons ATGGGAAAAACAGAAGAAGTTGTTTTGTCTGAAGCCGACTTAGATtggattcaaatgaaaaaagatTTCGATTCTATGCGACCAGAAACAACGAGAGAGAAAATGCTTCGTAAAATGAAATCAAATCCAGTTGTTCCAATTG GATGTCTTGCAACAGCAGGTGCATTAGGTTATGGCCTGTATAACTTCCGAACCGGCAATCGGAAGATGTCTCAAATGATGATGCGAACTCGAATTGGTGCTCAGGCATTTACCCTGGTCGCCTTAATTGTCGGTGTAGTCTTTACATATAAGAAAGAATGA